From Paenibacillus physcomitrellae, the proteins below share one genomic window:
- a CDS encoding MOSC domain-containing protein, which translates to MNKTVGAIREINRYPVKSMSGETLESCTIETYGMRGDRVCSFRDESKKDWWKYVTARNTPAMLTYQARYNDDEERVQVTTSDGRVLGWDDDLLQEIQGLVNKPISMSRFMEPHPEAQHSNLLSVDGASLLLVTDASLRTLESLWGKPLDHRRFRGNFMIALDDASEFEGDWIGRELEIGEVRLRVDSFCQRCVFITIDPDSREKDPSLLRRVNEDFGLNFGVYASVIQTGEIRRGDAVVLAD; encoded by the coding sequence GTGAATAAAACAGTAGGTGCGATCCGGGAAATCAACCGTTATCCGGTGAAGTCTATGAGCGGGGAGACGTTGGAGTCCTGTACCATTGAGACCTACGGGATGCGCGGGGATCGGGTTTGTTCCTTCCGCGACGAATCCAAGAAGGACTGGTGGAAATATGTGACCGCTCGGAATACGCCAGCCATGCTTACTTATCAGGCTCGTTATAACGATGACGAAGAGCGTGTTCAAGTCACCACGTCTGACGGCCGGGTTTTGGGCTGGGATGACGACCTGCTTCAGGAAATCCAGGGACTGGTCAACAAGCCGATCTCCATGTCCCGTTTCATGGAACCTCATCCGGAGGCTCAACACTCCAATTTATTGTCGGTAGACGGAGCCAGTCTGCTGCTGGTTACGGATGCCAGTCTGCGTACGCTGGAGTCTCTATGGGGCAAGCCGCTGGACCATCGCCGTTTCCGCGGCAATTTCATGATCGCTTTGGACGATGCTTCGGAGTTTGAAGGGGATTGGATCGGACGTGAGCTCGAGATCGGAGAAGTCCGCCTTCGCGTGGACAGCTTCTGCCAGCGCTGCGTATTCATAACGATCGATCCCGACAGCCGGGAGAAAGACCCGTCTTTGCTCAGAAGGGTTAACGAAGATTTTGGACTGAATTTTGGCGTCTATGCTTCCGTTATCCAAACGGGGGAGATCCGCCGGGGAGATGCTGTAGTTTTAGCGGATTAA
- a CDS encoding NAD(P)/FAD-dependent oxidoreductase, with the protein MQKIIVIGAGILGASTAYQLARSGADVTIIDRDEPGQATDAAAGIICPWISKRRNQAWYKLAIEGARFYPALIAELEQEGEKHTGYARVGALRLDPDMDKLAGLEQIALRRQEEAPEMGELSLLEPEEVQRCFPPLGDAFAALYVEGAARVDGRALRDALLRSSVRHGAKQIKGEAVLSCDGNRVTGVLVQNQKLEADAVLVCAGAWAGKLLEPLEVDFKVTYQKAQIIHLGLEEGDTSRWPVVMPPGDQYILAFPDQRIVIGATHENHPNGFDTRITAGGLQEVLNKALEHAPGLSDGEFLEARAGFRPFTPGFLPVIGPLPDWKGLFVANGLGASGLTMGPYIGLQLAKLALGQSPDLDLEPYKLEGALERL; encoded by the coding sequence ATGCAAAAAATTATCGTGATCGGCGCCGGAATTCTAGGCGCATCAACGGCTTACCAGCTGGCCCGAAGCGGCGCGGATGTGACCATCATTGACCGGGATGAACCCGGGCAGGCGACGGATGCTGCAGCAGGCATTATTTGTCCATGGATTTCAAAGAGGCGCAATCAGGCCTGGTATAAGCTGGCCATAGAAGGGGCGCGGTTCTACCCGGCCTTGATCGCTGAACTTGAGCAGGAGGGGGAGAAACATACCGGTTACGCCCGTGTCGGCGCCCTGCGTTTGGATCCGGATATGGACAAGCTGGCCGGACTGGAGCAAATCGCCTTGCGCAGACAAGAGGAAGCTCCGGAAATGGGTGAGCTGTCACTGCTTGAGCCGGAAGAGGTGCAGCGGTGCTTCCCTCCCCTTGGCGATGCGTTCGCGGCCCTCTATGTCGAGGGCGCAGCCCGTGTGGATGGAAGGGCGCTGCGGGATGCGCTGCTTCGCTCGTCTGTCCGGCACGGAGCCAAGCAGATCAAAGGGGAGGCTGTTCTCAGCTGCGATGGAAACCGGGTAACCGGGGTGCTTGTCCAGAATCAGAAGCTCGAGGCTGACGCCGTATTGGTTTGTGCCGGGGCATGGGCCGGCAAGCTTCTTGAGCCTTTAGAGGTGGATTTTAAAGTCACTTATCAGAAAGCGCAAATTATACACCTGGGACTGGAAGAGGGAGATACTAGCCGCTGGCCTGTGGTGATGCCGCCTGGTGATCAGTACATTCTGGCTTTTCCCGACCAGCGGATCGTGATTGGAGCTACCCATGAAAATCATCCAAACGGCTTTGATACCCGGATCACAGCGGGAGGATTACAGGAAGTGCTAAACAAAGCGCTTGAGCATGCTCCAGGACTGTCAGATGGCGAGTTTCTGGAAGCGAGGGCAGGCTTTCGCCCGTTTACACCGGGATTTCTGCCCGTGATCGGTCCGCTGCCTGATTGGAAGGGGCTGTTCGTTGCCAATGGTTTAGGGGCTTCCGGACTGACCATGGGTCCATACATAGGATTGCAGTTAGCCAAGCTGGCGCTTGGCCAAAGTCCGGATCTGGATTTGGAGCCTTACAAGCTGGAGGGTGCGCTGGAAAGATTGTAA
- a CDS encoding alpha-amylase family protein has product MRFRQVHLDFHTSEAIEGIGQSFSKQQFQDMLKLGHVDSITVFAKCHHGWAYHPSSANETHPHLSFDLLGAQIEAAHEIGVKTPVYLSAGLDEKLARRHPEWLIRDQQERISWVSDFMTPGYHQFCMNTLYLDLLAAQVHEVVAHYDADGIFLDIVGVRECYCQFCVAEIRRRGSDPRCEEDMKVMWEETYANYANRMNETVHALKPGLPVFHNSSHVSRGRRDLVHLNTHLELESLPTGGWGYDHFPLSARYAQGLGVDFQGMTGKFHLSWGEFGGFKHPNALRYETALSLANGARCSIGDQLHPAGMMDPATYSLIGEAYREVEAKEQWCRDAVSIADVALLSAEAAGHSFGRPEADLGAGDTGAVRILLEGHYLFDVVDTESDWSSYKVMILPDSIAVTEPLKAKLNVFLESGGKVLATGRSGLAPDGSRFELELGAVWQDNSSFKPSYMRPEFELPSLRGSSFVVYTEGQDVTLAPNGVQLAQRENPYFNRDLFTFSSHQHTPSNLKEAGPGMTEGPNGIYITWNLFEDYALKGSLPVKEMVKYALDRLLASATAAPAGSDGPDGSDRSDKLEGSGDSDDSGGSGGKTIEVNLPAQGIVTLQQQNADNRWVAHLLYGPPVRRGQNVEVIEDLPVLADTRLSAAVTEEVKQVYLAPQGTSLPFRQNRGIVTCSIPAWSCHQMVVLQF; this is encoded by the coding sequence ATGAGATTTCGTCAAGTTCATTTGGATTTTCATACCTCCGAAGCTATCGAAGGGATTGGTCAAAGCTTCTCCAAACAGCAGTTTCAGGACATGCTGAAGCTGGGACACGTCGATTCGATTACGGTGTTCGCCAAATGCCATCATGGCTGGGCTTATCACCCGTCTTCAGCTAATGAGACACACCCGCATTTATCTTTTGACCTGCTGGGTGCGCAGATTGAAGCGGCCCATGAAATCGGCGTCAAAACGCCGGTTTATCTGTCGGCCGGGTTGGACGAGAAGCTCGCCCGCAGGCATCCGGAATGGCTGATTCGGGATCAGCAGGAGCGAATCAGCTGGGTATCGGATTTTATGACGCCAGGGTACCACCAATTTTGCATGAATACCCTCTATCTGGACCTTCTGGCGGCACAGGTACACGAAGTTGTCGCCCATTATGACGCCGACGGGATCTTCCTGGACATTGTGGGGGTAAGGGAATGTTACTGCCAATTTTGTGTGGCTGAAATTCGCAGACGCGGGTCTGACCCGCGCTGCGAAGAGGACATGAAGGTGATGTGGGAGGAAACGTATGCGAATTATGCCAACCGTATGAATGAAACGGTCCATGCGCTGAAGCCCGGGCTGCCCGTGTTTCATAACAGCAGCCATGTATCCAGGGGAAGACGAGATCTGGTTCATCTGAATACGCACCTGGAGCTTGAATCTTTGCCGACCGGCGGCTGGGGATATGATCATTTCCCTTTATCGGCCAGGTACGCCCAAGGATTAGGTGTGGACTTTCAGGGCATGACAGGCAAATTCCATCTGTCCTGGGGAGAATTCGGCGGGTTCAAGCATCCGAACGCGCTCCGCTATGAAACGGCGCTGAGTCTGGCCAATGGCGCCCGCTGCTCGATCGGCGATCAGCTGCATCCGGCCGGGATGATGGACCCCGCCACCTATTCGCTGATCGGAGAAGCCTACCGCGAAGTTGAAGCAAAGGAACAATGGTGCCGGGACGCCGTCTCCATAGCGGACGTAGCCCTTCTGTCCGCTGAAGCGGCCGGCCATAGCTTCGGACGGCCGGAAGCCGACCTTGGGGCCGGGGACACGGGAGCCGTACGGATTTTACTTGAGGGACACTATTTGTTTGACGTCGTGGATACAGAAAGCGATTGGAGTTCTTATAAAGTGATGATTCTGCCGGACTCCATCGCGGTAACGGAGCCGCTTAAAGCCAAACTAAACGTGTTTCTGGAAAGCGGCGGCAAGGTGCTGGCCACCGGACGGTCGGGGCTGGCGCCGGATGGAAGCCGGTTTGAGCTCGAGCTTGGCGCCGTATGGCAGGATAACTCCAGCTTCAAACCCAGCTATATGCGCCCTGAGTTTGAACTTCCTTCCCTGCGCGGTTCGTCGTTCGTCGTGTACACGGAAGGCCAGGACGTGACTCTTGCTCCTAACGGAGTCCAACTGGCTCAAAGGGAAAATCCTTATTTCAATCGGGACCTGTTCACGTTCTCTTCTCATCAGCATACTCCCTCTAATCTGAAGGAAGCTGGTCCCGGCATGACCGAAGGACCGAACGGTATTTATATCACCTGGAACCTCTTCGAGGATTATGCCCTGAAAGGAAGCCTTCCGGTTAAGGAAATGGTGAAGTACGCGCTGGACCGCCTGCTGGCATCTGCAACTGCCGCACCCGCTGGATCAGATGGTCCGGATGGTTCAGATAGATCAGATAAACTAGAAGGTTCAGGTGATTCAGATGATTCAGGCGGTTCAGGTGGTAAAACGATAGAGGTCAACCTCCCCGCCCAAGGCATCGTTACCCTGCAGCAGCAGAACGCCGACAACCGCTGGGTCGCTCACTTGTTATACGGTCCACCTGTAAGAAGGGGACAAAACGTAGAGGTGATCGAAGATCTGCCTGTTCTGGCCGATACCAGATTGTCCGCTGCTGTAACTGAGGAAGTAAAACAAGTTTATTTGGCCCCACAAGGTACTTCTCTTCCTTTCCGGCAGAATAGAGGCATTGTTACCTGTTCGATTCCGGCCTGGTCCTGCCATCAAATGGTCGTGCTTCAGTTTTAA
- a CDS encoding TetR/AcrR family transcriptional regulator, whose amino-acid sequence MDKRPGKGVNTSIGTGTETGTGTGNRPTGAGVKTDLRIIKTKTAINRAFLELFAEKELEQITINEIAAKANVNRGTVYLHYSDKFDLLDKSIEDHLEQLITFCNHDQEPGGQISLISELEPVFIYLQQNYLFFSAMLANERSSLFRERLLHFISSNIKTKLDNHKAPSGIDPELNAQFMAASFVGIVEWWIKEKMPHPPGFMAEQLWKLLKKNEVI is encoded by the coding sequence ATGGATAAACGTCCGGGCAAAGGCGTAAACACATCCATCGGAACAGGGACTGAGACTGGGACTGGGACTGGGAACCGCCCAACAGGTGCTGGTGTAAAAACCGACCTCCGAATCATCAAAACAAAAACGGCCATTAACCGGGCTTTCTTAGAACTGTTTGCAGAGAAAGAACTGGAACAAATTACGATTAATGAAATTGCCGCAAAAGCCAATGTGAACCGGGGAACTGTTTATTTACACTACAGCGACAAGTTTGATCTGTTGGACAAAAGTATCGAAGACCACCTGGAACAGCTGATCACCTTCTGCAATCACGATCAGGAACCGGGCGGCCAAATCTCGCTGATCAGCGAACTTGAACCTGTATTTATTTATTTGCAGCAAAATTACCTGTTTTTCTCCGCTATGCTGGCCAACGAGCGAAGTTCTTTGTTCCGGGAACGTTTGCTGCATTTTATTTCGTCCAATATCAAAACGAAGCTGGATAACCACAAAGCCCCCTCCGGGATCGACCCGGAATTAAACGCCCAGTTTATGGCTGCGTCTTTTGTTGGCATTGTAGAATGGTGGATCAAAGAAAAAATGCCCCATCCTCCCGGCTTTATGGCTGAACAGCTTTGGAAGCTGCTGAAGAAAAATGAAGTAATTTGA
- a CDS encoding AraC family transcriptional regulator — protein sequence MQMLQLDVPPFPLLAAVGQTVWPPGITHAERCFEAYDLILCSKGMLYMEENGVRYEVGEGQMLILEPGKHHRGYRPTESETEVYWIHFRYPQGEGARVLDPDSQWQTRLQRTDQDIEPPTGAVNIPKYADVDMGTVLPLINELLDLHNTLTYSRTYELQIGFGKLLIALQNGLREGGPLPLSYRLSEKVAAYLAEGLEKPFNSAEMERDLHYHFDYLARCLKKHTGMSPIAFRHHLQIERAKRLLAYTDHSLVRVGEMCGFRDPNYFTRLFKRAAAMTPGAYRNRYQIFRSNSNT from the coding sequence ATGCAGATGCTGCAGCTGGACGTACCTCCTTTTCCCCTTCTGGCAGCGGTGGGGCAAACGGTCTGGCCGCCGGGAATTACACACGCCGAGCGGTGCTTTGAAGCGTACGATTTGATCTTGTGCTCCAAGGGTATGCTGTACATGGAAGAAAATGGCGTGAGATATGAGGTGGGCGAGGGTCAAATGTTGATCCTTGAACCGGGAAAACACCATCGCGGGTACCGGCCAACTGAATCGGAGACCGAGGTCTATTGGATTCACTTCCGGTATCCGCAGGGAGAAGGGGCTCGGGTATTAGATCCTGACAGCCAGTGGCAGACCCGGCTTCAGCGAACGGATCAGGACATCGAACCGCCCACCGGCGCGGTGAATATCCCGAAGTATGCGGACGTAGATATGGGAACTGTCCTGCCGCTGATTAATGAGCTGCTTGATCTGCACAACACGTTAACTTATTCCCGGACCTATGAACTGCAAATCGGCTTTGGAAAGCTGCTAATTGCACTTCAAAATGGATTAAGGGAAGGCGGCCCGCTTCCCCTTTCTTACCGGCTGAGCGAGAAGGTGGCGGCTTATCTGGCTGAAGGGCTGGAGAAGCCGTTTAATTCTGCAGAGATGGAACGAGATCTGCATTACCACTTCGATTATTTGGCCCGCTGTTTGAAGAAACATACGGGAATGAGCCCGATCGCCTTCAGGCATCATCTGCAAATCGAACGTGCGAAACGCCTGCTTGCTTATACGGATCATTCGCTTGTACGGGTAGGAGAGATGTGCGGATTTCGAGATCCTAATTATTTTACCAGGCTGTTCAAAAGGGCAGCGGCGATGACTCCCGGAGCGTATAGAAATCGGTATCAGATATTTCGCAGTAATAGCAATACTTAG
- a CDS encoding branched-chain amino acid aminotransferase, giving the protein MTQTIHIERTTTPKPKPAASELGFGKYFTDHMFILDYEEGKGWHNARIVPYQPISLDPAAKVFHYGQTIFEGLKAYRTDSGQIFLFRPDMNMKRLNRSNDRMSIPAVDEEMGLEALRQLVMVDQDWIPDAPETSLYVRPFVIATEPALGVSPSQQYKFIIILSPVGSYYAEGIKPVSIYVESEYARSVVGGVGHVKTAGNYAAGLKAQEGASALGYSQVLWLDGVHRKYVEEVGSMNVFFRIGDKVVTPALTGGLLPGITRDSVLHLLKHWGVEVEERLISIDELVQAQKDGSLKEMFGTGTAAVISPVGSLHWNGEKLMIGDGTTGELSARVYDTITGIQKGKIEDPFGWRVVVE; this is encoded by the coding sequence ATGACACAGACAATCCACATTGAACGCACTACAACTCCCAAACCGAAACCCGCTGCAAGCGAATTAGGATTCGGGAAATATTTTACCGATCACATGTTTATTCTCGATTACGAGGAAGGCAAAGGCTGGCATAATGCAAGAATCGTGCCTTACCAGCCGATTTCACTGGATCCGGCAGCCAAGGTGTTCCATTACGGCCAAACGATCTTTGAAGGATTAAAGGCTTACAGAACCGACTCGGGTCAAATTTTCCTGTTCCGTCCTGATATGAACATGAAACGGTTGAACCGCTCGAACGATCGTATGAGTATTCCGGCGGTTGATGAAGAGATGGGACTTGAAGCCCTCCGCCAGCTGGTTATGGTCGATCAGGATTGGATTCCAGACGCGCCGGAGACCTCTCTTTATGTTAGACCGTTCGTGATTGCTACGGAGCCTGCTTTAGGCGTTTCACCTTCGCAGCAGTACAAATTCATTATCATTTTGTCTCCGGTGGGATCCTACTACGCAGAAGGGATCAAGCCTGTGTCCATTTACGTAGAATCCGAATATGCACGTTCCGTTGTGGGCGGCGTAGGCCATGTCAAAACCGCCGGCAACTATGCGGCAGGGCTAAAAGCGCAGGAAGGCGCTTCCGCTCTTGGTTATTCGCAGGTTCTTTGGCTTGATGGCGTGCACCGTAAATACGTCGAAGAAGTCGGCAGTATGAACGTCTTCTTCCGGATCGGCGATAAGGTCGTTACACCTGCATTGACAGGCGGACTGCTGCCCGGGATTACGCGGGATTCGGTCCTTCATCTGCTGAAGCACTGGGGCGTAGAGGTAGAGGAACGCCTGATCTCGATTGACGAGCTGGTTCAAGCTCAGAAGGATGGCAGCCTGAAGGAAATGTTCGGCACCGGCACAGCGGCCGTTATTTCTCCGGTTGGCTCGCTGCATTGGAACGGCGAGAAGCTCATGATCGGTGATGGAACAACCGGCGAATTGTCTGCACGCGTCTATGACACGATTACCGGCATTCAAAAAGGAAAAATCGAAGATCCGTTCGGCTGGCGCGTTGTTGTAGAATAA
- a CDS encoding lipase family protein, which translates to MNSSIHHQRAIFLAAVCSQTYAQFANPDGLIVLPSPYRICHIIKAKSLTHQWEPFGFILEAPEELIIAFRGTSSTTNWIADMLASQTKFKYIQEDCQTHRGFTSIYASARKALLNAAAKLPANKPLFITGHSLGAALATLCALDLAANTAFKSPYLYTFGSPRVGDPAFAKTFSKYVPNSWRFANLFDIVTMAPPAVYKLPKREKRYYYSHVRTPSPLTFVNGAFGPNHVIGSYFGELSKLDPEFARQLNDSCPGFCPVPL; encoded by the coding sequence ATGAACAGCAGCATTCATCATCAACGGGCCATATTTTTGGCAGCCGTCTGTTCGCAGACCTACGCCCAATTTGCCAATCCAGACGGTTTGATTGTCCTTCCTTCCCCTTACCGAATCTGCCACATCATCAAAGCCAAGTCGCTCACCCATCAATGGGAGCCCTTCGGATTCATCCTGGAAGCTCCCGAAGAGCTGATTATCGCTTTCCGCGGTACCAGCTCCACAACCAATTGGATCGCCGATATGCTGGCCTCGCAAACGAAATTCAAATATATTCAGGAAGATTGCCAGACCCATCGCGGTTTTACCTCCATTTATGCCTCAGCGCGCAAAGCACTCCTGAACGCCGCAGCGAAACTCCCGGCAAACAAACCTTTGTTTATTACAGGCCACAGCCTGGGAGCTGCTCTGGCTACGTTGTGCGCCCTTGATCTAGCAGCGAATACCGCTTTCAAGTCGCCCTACCTGTACACGTTTGGTTCTCCGCGTGTAGGCGACCCTGCTTTTGCCAAAACGTTCTCTAAATATGTACCAAACAGCTGGCGGTTCGCCAATCTGTTCGACATCGTCACGATGGCGCCGCCAGCCGTATACAAGCTGCCTAAACGGGAGAAAAGGTATTATTACAGCCATGTCCGGACCCCCTCCCCATTAACCTTCGTTAACGGAGCCTTTGGGCCCAACCATGTGATCGGCAGTTATTTTGGCGAGTTGTCCAAACTCGATCCCGAGTTTGCCCGGCAATTAAACGACAGCTGTCCCGGATTCTGCCCTGTACCTTTGTAA